In Methanocella paludicola SANAE, the sequence ATAACGGGTATTTATCGTATATAAGCATACGGATAATATACTGGCGTTAGCTTGACTTCCGGCGGGACGATTTTCCCACCGGGGTATTTAAATATATTATAATTTTAGTACGTCACTGATATATAAACTTTATATACTCTTTATAAATGTTTTTGAAAGGCGGTACGAAAAAGTAGTATCGCATGCTTCAGCCCAGCAGCGCCGGGAACGAGCCGCCGATGCCCGTGATCATCATGCCGGTGGCAATAGCGGCAAGCACGATGCCCATCACCTTGGTGAGCACCCGGGCGCCGTCCTTGTGGATGAAGCTGTAGAGAAGGTCGCTGTTCACCACGACGATCCATGAGGCGAGCATCGCTATCAGTATGGCGGCCAGTATCCAGAGCTTATCGAAGCCAGCGGCCTCGTTCATGTAGATCATGGTGACGGCCATGGACCCCGGGCCGGCTATGAGGGGAGTGGCCATCGGGGTCACCGCGATGGAGTCGAAGTCCTCCTCCTCGTGAGGGCCGTCCGTCTTTTTAGCACGGGTCTCGCTGCCCAGGAGCATGTCGAAAGCGATCAGCAAAAGCAGTATGCCGCCG encodes:
- a CDS encoding MarC family protein; the protein is MNFEFFISVVISIFVMADPFGNIPIFLGLTGGMSGTERRYVITKASVIGSIILFIFALVGKPFMDVLDISLNSLRIAGGILLLLIAFDMLLGSETRAKKTDGPHEEEDFDSIAVTPMATPLIAGPGSMAVTMIYMNEAAGFDKLWILAAILIAMLASWIVVVNSDLLYSFIHKDGARVLTKVMGIVLAAIATGMMITGIGGSFPALLG